The sequence CGCCTACAGTGGCCTCAAACATTCTCACCGCGCCCGGCTGTGCAACCGATGCAGCCATTAAGGTCAGTGGTGTCCCGTCATGTTTTTTCGCTAAATCGATATCAATAGAAATTGGTGATGTTGTTGACCAACCATCTAAGGCCCCTAGGGCAATTTGTGGGTCAACATAATTACCCGAACTTTCGCCAGGGATCGCTAATGTGCCGTCAGTCGTGCCACTGAACAGCAAATCATTTGGTAATGGAACTTTAGCGTTGGCAGGGTCAAACACCATACGCGATTCAGGGATGAGCACTTCCGTCTTATCCTTGAGTTCGTTATAGCTGTCCTCGCCACATCCTGTGAGGCCTAGTGCAGATGCAATCGCAACACCCAAAATGAGTCTTTTCATCTTTTTTCCCCAAATCTTGTTGTAATAGTTTTGTTTTCCCCAAGAAATTAGTCACAATAGCAAAAAATCTGTGACTAATAGGGCTTATGTTAGCCCCTAACTCGTTTCAAGTTAACGTAAAAATATTGAGTTAGCCACAAGTTTGTCACAAACATTTTTGCTATTTATAACAAAGTTTCATTCATTTGTTTGAAACATGCGTTTATCACTTCGGCTAGTCGAGAAGTGGCGGGCATTCTCGCCAAGAGGAAAAAGAGACTCATGTTGGAATATCAAGCAGCAAAAGATTTACTTCAGGGCAAAACAATCTTAGTCACAGGCGCTGGTGCTAGTATTGGTAAAGCGGCCGCTATTGCATTTGCAAAACACGGCGCCACCGTGATTTTACTCGGTAAAACAGTGAAAAAACTGGAAGCGGTTTACGATCTAATAGAACAAGCCAGTTATCCCAAACCTGCTATAGTGCCATTGGATCTTAAGGGGGCAACGGAACAAAACTACCAAGATATGGCCGACACCATTGCAGAACAATTTGGTCATTTAGACGGCTTATTACATAATGCTAGCTTGCTCGGTGCCTTAGGTCCGTTTGAACACATCGATATTTCATCACTCGAAGATGTGCTCAAAGTGAACGTCACGGCCCAAGTTATGCTAACTAAAGCATTACTACCTGTGATGCGCCAAGCACCCAGTGCATCGATTATCTTTACGTCGAGCAGTGTGGGGCGTCAAGGCCGCGCCTATTGGGGACCTTATGCTTTCTCTAAGTTTGCCACCGAAGGCATGATGCAAGTTCTCGCCCATGAATGCGATGGCACCTCAGTTCGAGTTAACAGCATCAATCCAGGAGCTACCCGCACTGAGATGCGCGCTAAAGCCTACCCTGCAGAGAATCCACTGGATCTCAAAACCGCTGAAGAGATCATGCCGACCTATCTATATTTGATGGGTCAAGATTCTAGTGCCGTCAACGGACAGCAGTTTAACGCACAGTAATCAAATCGCTTATTCAGTTTCTGCCGATATGATTCTGCAATATTAAAGGGCCTATTTATGGCTCTTTATTATTTTAGATATTCTCAAAATGAAACCCAGAACTTGTCGATGATATTAAGTACGACAAAGATACCGCACCGCCAATCCTAGCTTAACTGAATTTTTGCAAAATAAATCATCGTTTTAGCTTTGGCGACTCTGTTTGACTCATCAAGCGAATTTTGTGTATCCAGCCGTGAGTCAGCTAACTCATGGCTTGAATAATAACTGACCCACAACTCATTTCCGTCAATCACAACGCCCGCATAACTGGTATCGCCCTTCGATGGCAGCGTCAATAACTCTTGAACCACACCAGTATTTGGATGAATTTCAACTAAAGCCGTTCGAACTTGTTCATCATATAAACGCACTACAGCCAACAAACGGGATTGATACATCAACATCACTGGCCCACCAATGCGCTTATCGAGTTCTTGCCATTGCCAATCGATAAATGGCGCTTGACTGCAACCAAGCAAACCAACATATTCTGGTCCCCATACGGGATCGCGCCTCAATAGACAAAAGCCGTTGTCTTGATCAAAAACAATGGCAGTTTCATTGACATAACCCTGATTATTAAACACCTTTAACCAAGTCTCAAACTGCACCCCATCATCACTTTTATACAAGCGGGTATCGCCATCAGGCCCAGCGCGATAACCTACGCCATAGAGTGCATTTTGATATTCGGTTAAGCGCCATAACCAATAACCTTTATCACCAATTTTGAGCGCATCCGACCACACTAGCCCATCGAGTGAACGCCAAAGATGTGATTGTAAGCCTGACTTATCGTGCAAAGTCCCACCGCCAAGTAAGAGTAATTCTCCTTGATACTCAATCAGTTTACCATCGCGTAAATCCGCCTCATCTGAACAGATAAGCGCCACGCTCTGCCAAGTTTCACCTAAATCTGCTGAGCGTAGAATACGCAGTGCACCATCGGGTGACACATGGGCAGTACCTTCACGGAAAACGCAAAACAGTGCCCCCTGAAATCTGATTAAATCGGTAAATGCATTATGGGCACCCTGTTCCCAAATTCGTTTTACTGAAATTAGCTTCATCCATTCACTCCTCAATCCAACTGAGACTTGTTATAACATAGCTGCAAATAACAGAAAGCAAAAAGGCCGCGAAGCGGCCTTTTGATTGGGATAGAACAACTTAACTGCGCTGGCGCGTTGGTTTAGCTTTTCCAGCCCCTGTGACTTTATGCTTACGCACCGCGCGGCGAATTTTGGCGCTTTTAACCTGAGCACGGGCCACACTGTGTTTATCAGCAGCAAGCATAGTGCGCGTTTCAGGCTCAAGACCCGCTAATTGACGCAAATAATTAACTTGTTCAACGGGCAATTCAACCCAACCACCGCGGGGCAGCGATTTTGGCAATTCGACCATACCATAACGAATACGGATCAAACGGCTCACCTGCACTTCTTGGGATTCCCACAAACGGCGCACTTCACGGTTGCGACCTTCGCGTAAACACACATGCCACCACTGGTTCATGCCTTCGCCGCCCGCTGGCTTGATGCTATCAAACTGTGCTGGGCCGTCCTCTAACATCACACCTGTACGCAAACGTTGCACTGTCGCCTCTGGAATTTCACCAAAGGTACGCACCGCGTATTCACGGTCCACTTCGTTCGATGGGTGCATTAAACGGTTTGCTAACTCACCATCTGAGGTAAACAACAATAAACCTGAGGTGTTAATGTCTAAACGACCTACCGCTACCCAGCGAGAATCACGCACTTTAGGTAAGCGATCGAACACCGTTGGACGGCCTTCAGGATCTTTACGACTACAAATTTCGCCTTCGGGTTTATGATATGCCAGTACACGGCAAATCACGTCTTCGGCAGACTTTAACGAAATGGCTCTGCCATCGATACGCACTTTGGCATCGGCTTCAATCCGATCCCCAAGGCTAGCAATCTCACCATCAATACTAA is a genomic window of Shewanella putrefaciens containing:
- a CDS encoding YciK family oxidoreductase, whose translation is MLEYQAAKDLLQGKTILVTGAGASIGKAAAIAFAKHGATVILLGKTVKKLEAVYDLIEQASYPKPAIVPLDLKGATEQNYQDMADTIAEQFGHLDGLLHNASLLGALGPFEHIDISSLEDVLKVNVTAQVMLTKALLPVMRQAPSASIIFTSSSVGRQGRAYWGPYAFSKFATEGMMQVLAHECDGTSVRVNSINPGATRTEMRAKAYPAENPLDLKTAEEIMPTYLYLMGQDSSAVNGQQFNAQ
- the rluB gene encoding 23S rRNA pseudouridine(2605) synthase RluB translates to MSEKLQKVLARAGHGSRREMEAWIAAGRVSIDGEIASLGDRIEADAKVRIDGRAISLKSAEDVICRVLAYHKPEGEICSRKDPEGRPTVFDRLPKVRDSRWVAVGRLDINTSGLLLFTSDGELANRLMHPSNEVDREYAVRTFGEIPEATVQRLRTGVMLEDGPAQFDSIKPAGGEGMNQWWHVCLREGRNREVRRLWESQEVQVSRLIRIRYGMVELPKSLPRGGWVELPVEQVNYLRQLAGLEPETRTMLAADKHSVARAQVKSAKIRRAVRKHKVTGAGKAKPTRQRS